The proteins below come from a single Pichia kudriavzevii chromosome 2, complete sequence genomic window:
- a CDS encoding uncharacterized protein (PKUD0B12170): MSNYLSLHCPAFDPGISEQQIALHNRMDDGSPLTPTTTHRPRLQRARNGSSASIMSSTSSIFSESVPPPMESYLFSPDFDDALYNFYINYAHHPTTTPFDTRYPPSGVLSQLSRLFADTYILNTETPLAIDTRPDINNDLLNGPTQTLLAVIRRRLIHLSMGSHGAFCQPVSLSRTASVASTMSISDTVDHHQLPPLQFPSQTQLIQPIQPPPPPRPQLSLANPRALRSPSISSTNNGITNMGSSSNNLQTLNSLSLSLKHPQFQGLFSPLDVHSPYEQNVPSPLAPTVPAVPGTAPSFESDDLYNATAARKRDSLKMKRR; this comes from the coding sequence ATGTCTAATTACCTCAGTCTGCATTGCCCTGCATTCGATCCCGGTATATCTGAACAACAAATAGCCCTACACAACCGAATGGACGACGGTTCCCCTCTCACACCTACCACCACCCACAGGCCTCGCCTTCAGAGAGCCCGCAACGGGTCTTCTGCGTCGATCATGTCGTCAACTTCGTCCATCTTCTCCGAATCCGTACCACCACCAATGGAAAGCTATCTGTTTTCCCCAGACTTTGATGATGCTCTCTACAACTTCTACATCAACTATGCACACCATCCCACAACAACCCCCTTTGACACCAGATACCCACCTTCGGGTGTGCTTTCACAGCTGTCTCGTCTGTTTGCAGACACGTATATCCTCAACACGGAAACACCACTTGCCATTGACACAAGACCAGACATCAACAACGATTTACTTAACGGGCCTACACAGACATTACTAGCCGTCATTAGACGTAGACTTATACACCTCTCGATGGGTTCTCATGGCGCCTTTTGTCAACCTGTGTCTCTTTCCAGGACAGCGTCGGTAGCATCCACAATGTCCATCTCAGACACCGTCGATCACCATCAACTGCCGCCACTACAATTTCCATCACAGACACAGCTAATACAACCAATCCAACCGCCACCGCCACCACGCCCACAACTCTCTCTGGCGAATCCAAGGGCCCTTCGCTCGCCATCTATATCTTCAACGAACAACGGAATTACAAACATGGGCAGTAGTTCAAACAATCTCCAGACTCTCAACTCTCTCTCGCTATCGTTGAAACATCCACAGTTCCAAGGCCTATTCTCCCCACTGGATGTCCACAGTCCGTACGAACAGAACGTTCCTTCCCCACTGGCCCCCACCGTTCCGGCTGTTCCGGGAACCGCACCTTCATTCGAGTCGGACGATCTCTACAATGCAACGGCTGCCCGCAAAAGAGACTCTCTCAAGATGAAGAGAAGATAG
- a CDS encoding uncharacterized protein (PKUD0B12200; similar to Saccharomyces cerevisiae YOR197W (MCA1); ancestral locus Anc_8.608): MYTNRGYSNGYSNGSVYGNNEGYQSGKRRALLVGINYFGTNNQLNGCINDVHNMEKFLLTQGFTPGDMVILTDDQQNPMGIPTRANMLRAMQWLVSDARPGDSFFFHYSGHGGEEKDLDGDEVDGMDECIYPVDFQSQGSIIDDIMHDIMVRPLPQGCKLTAIFDSCHSGTALDLPYTYRAQDGGLKEYSIWKEGGMDGAQLLLGYATRDVGMMMGSVKSLFNTASHYKSKEQIEAITRMKMSLADVAMFSGCKDDQTSADASGTGAMSWAFLTAMSNLPPGQHYSYLTLLQALRANLKGKFTQKPQLSTGHQIDPNSLFTI; this comes from the coding sequence ATGTACACCAACAGAGGCTACAGTAACGGCTACAGTAACGGTAGCGTATACGGAAATAACGAAGGGTACCAATCAGGGAAAAGAAGGGCGCTTCTCGTTGGTATCAACTATTTCGGAACCAACAACCAGCTCAATGGATGTATCAACGATGTTCACAATATGGAGAAGTTTCTTCTCACTCAGGGCTTTACTCCAGGGGATATGGTAATCCTAACAGATGATCAACAGAACCCAATGGGGATACCGACGCGTGCAAACATGTTACGAGCAATGCAGTGGCTGGTTTCGGATGCCAGACCTGGCgactccttctttttccattatTCAGGACACGGAGGTGAAGAGAAGGATCTCGACGGCGATGAAGTTGACGGCATGGATGAATGCATTTACCCTGTAGATTTCCAAAGTCAGGGCTccattattgatgatattatgCATGACATCATGGTGAGACCTTTACCGCAAGGTTGCAAACTTACTGCAATTTTTGATTCATGCCACTCTGGTACAGCTCTTGACCTTCCTTATACTTATAGAGCCCAGGATGGCGGTTTGAAAGAATATAGTATCTGGAAGGAAGGAGGAATGGATGGTGCACAGCTCTTACTGGGCTATGCGACGAGAGACGTAGGTATGATGATGGGTAGTGTCAAGAGTTTATTCAATACGGCTTCTCATTACAAGTCAAAGGAACAAATAGAAGCGATTACTCGTATGAAGATGTCTCTAGCAGACGTTGCCATGTTTAGTGGTTGTAAAGACGACCAAACCAGTGCTGATGCTTCAGGAACCGGTGCAATGAGTTGGGCCTTTCTAACCGCAATGTCGAATTTACCTCCAGGTCAACACTACAGTTACCTTACTCTTCTACAAGCCCTTCGTGCCAATCTAAAGGGAAAATTCACGCAAAAACCCCAACTTTCCACCGGCCATCAGATTGATCCCAACTCCCTATTTACCATATAG
- a CDS encoding uncharacterized protein (PKUD0B12180; similar to Saccharomyces cerevisiae YBL091C-A (SCS22) and YER120W (SCS2); ancestral locus Anc_7.423) has translation MLVSPKVIELKAPFKNTQQTQIVHLQNDADTPLAFKVKTTAPRIYCVRPNSGVLQPGATENIAIIFQGLTEEPQLGSKCKDKFLFVGVPCDGSIDPKHVSTSWNELTEGKTTSDTKVKVVFNYDSPMNTITEEKSVRDEPHPATTIEQAPRAVEAVEPIQRDVERNVERNVERPVERYVKKQVEEPAQPSAKAPVESVHNSVKKVQAVEPPSVATQVNTTGTNQLYMYAIVALIVAFILSRLV, from the exons ATGTTAGTCTCTCCAAAGGTCATTGAGCTTAAAG CTCCATTCAAAAACACCCAGCAAACCCAGATTGTGCACTTACAAAACGATGCCGACACTCCGCTAGCCTTCAAGGTAAAGACAACGGCTCCTAGGATCTACTGTGTTCGTCCAAACAGTGGTGTCCTCCAACCTGGTGCCACCGAAAACATTGCCATAATCTTTCAAGGCTTGACCGAAGAACCTCAACTTGGGTCAAAATGCAAGGATaagtttttgtttgtgGGTGTTCCATGTGACGGCAGTATTGACCCTAAGCATGTCTCCACCTCATGGAATGAACTCACTGAGGGAAAAACAACATCAGATACAAAGGTTAAGGTTGTATTCAACTACGACTCTCCAATGAATACAATTACCGAAGAGAAATCTGTCAGGGACGAACCACATCCTGCTACAACTATCGAGCAAGCACCAAGAGCTGTTGAAGCCGTGGAGCCTATCCAAAGAGACGTCGAGAGAAATGTTGAGAGAAATGTTGAGAGACCTGTCGAAAGATACGTTAAGAAACAGGTTGAGGAACCAGCTCAGCCATCAGCCAAAGCACCTGTTGAATCAGTGCACAACTCTGTTAAGAAAGTACAAGCTGTTGAACCACCTAGTGTAGCTACTCAAGTCAATACAACGGGAACGAACCAGCTATACATGTATGCAATTGTGGCCTTAATTGTCGCATTCATCTTATCTAGACTCGTATAG
- a CDS encoding uncharacterized protein (PKUD0B12190; similar to Saccharomyces cerevisiae YER116C (SLX8); ancestral locus Anc_7.416): MENNNRKRRRDEDTAVSETVVLLSDEETTATTEKRTSQPSSSSHTIQCCVCMDELKNAVATPCGHILCSECLFEALATSHMGQRGSEIRGGLCPVCRQRVLYKDIVPLKVRFRKKV; this comes from the coding sequence ATGGAGAACAACAACAGGAAGAGGCGCAGAGACGAAGATACTGCTGTGAGCGAGACAGTCGTGTTACTATCCGACGAAGAAACGACAGCAACCACGGAGAAGAGGACTAGTCAACCATCCTCGTCGTCTCATACCATCCAGTGCTGTGTTTGCATGGACGAGTTGAAAAACGCAGTAGCAACCCCCTGCGGTCATATTCTCTGCTCGGAGTGCCTCTTTGAAGCATTAGCAACATCGCATATGGGACAACGTGGCTCTGAGATAAGGGGTGGCCTCTGTCCTGTTTGCAGACAACGGGTCTTATATAAAGACATTGTGCCTTTAAAAGTCCGTTTCAGAAAGAAAGTGTGA